The DNA sequence TCACAGCGTTCCGGCTCAGACCGGGTCCTTATCGAGATGATTTCCATCATGTCCTCCGCTGCATCATTCCGCACAGAAAAAGACCTGCTTGGCGTACTCGAAGTACCGGCGCAAGCGTATTACGGCATCCAGACCCTGCGAGCGGTGAACAACTTCCGTCTCTCCGGCGTTCCGATCTCGCATTACCCTAAGTTGGTGGTCGGTCTGGCGATGGTCAAACAGGCCGCCGCCGACGCCAACCGCGAGCTGGGCCAGCTCAGCGAAGCCAAGCACGCCGCCATCAGCGAAGCCTGTGCACGATTGATCCGCGGCGATTTCCACGAAGAGTTCGTGGTGGACATGATCCAGGGCGGCGCCGGCACGTCGACCAACATGAACGCCAACGAAGTCATCGCCAACATCGCGTTGGAGGCCATGGGCCACAACAAAGGTGAATACCAGTACCTGCACCCGAACAACGACGTGAACATGGCGCAGTCCACCAACGACGCCTACCCGACCGCGATCCGCCTGGGTCTGCTGCTGGGTCACGACGCGTTGCTGGCCAGCCTCGACAGCCTGATCCAGGCGTTCGCCGCCAAGGGTGAAGAATTCAGCCACGTCCTGAAAATGGGCCGCACCCAGCTGCAGGACGCTGTGCCGATGACACTCGGCCAGGAATTCCGCGCCTTCGCCACCACCCTGAGCGAAGACTTGGCGCGCCTGAAAACCCTGGCGCCTGAACTGCTTACCGAAGTGAACCTGGGTGGCACCGCCATCGGCACCGGCATCAACGCCGACCCGCGCTACCAGGCCCTGGCCGTACAGCGTCTGGCAACCATCAGCGGCCAGCCGCTGGTTCCGGCCGCCGACCTGATCGAAGCCACCTCCGACATGGGCGCCTTCGTGCTGTTCTCCGGCATGCTCAAGCGCACCGCGGTCAAGCTGTCGAAGATCTGCAACGACCTGCGCCTGCTGTCCAGCGGCCCGCGCACCGGCATCAACGAAATCAATCTGCCGGCTCGCCAGCCAGGCAGCTCGATCATGCCCGGCAAGGTCAACCCGGTCATCCCGGAAGCGGTCAACCAGGTTGCGTTCCAGATCATCGGCAACGACCTGGCCCTGACCATCGCGGCCGAAGGCGGCCAACTGCAGTTGAACGTGATGGAACCGCTGATCGCCTTCAAGATCTTCGACTCGATCCGCTTGCTGCAACGGGCCATGGACATGCTGCGCGAGCACTGCATCGTGGGCATCACCGCCAACGAAGCGCGCTGCCGCGAGCTGGTCGAACACTCGATCGGCCTGGTCACCGCCCTGAACCCGTACATCGGTTATGAAAACGCCACCCGCATCGCCCGTGTCGCCCTGGAAAGCGGTCGTGGCGTGCTGGAACTGGTGCGCGAAGAAGGCTTGCTCGACGACGCCATGCTCGACGACATCCTGCGCCCGGAAAACATGATTGCTCCGCGTCTGGTCCCGCTGAAAGCGTGATCGACGCGACCATTGCTCACCAGGTCGAGGGACTAGACACCTCTCACCTTTTGAGGGCTTGGGGTTCTTCCCCAAGCCCTTTTTTTAATTGATAGCCACAAAGGATGACCGAACCTGTAGGAGGGAACCTGCTCGCGATAAACGACGGTGCGCTGCCCGTTGTATACCGTGTCGTCAGCCATCGCGAGCCAGTTCGCCCCCACAGAAACCTGACCGGACGGCCAGGTGCTTCAAAGGGTCCGTTTCGTCGGACGCACCACAATCGTGCAGACGAGTGCCGCACTGATGGGTATAGTGCCGCCCCTCTTCGCGTGAGCGGTCGTCAGTAGCGAGACCCTAAACATGCGAAAACCGAACTAATAACAAACCCGCGAAAATGGACCGGGACGAAATATCGCCTTACCTGTCGAACCGCCCAAGGGCCGATGTAACGCGATGTTTCCAAATGGCCAGCATTTGCTTAAACAAAAAATAGCGAGGAATACTCATGCTTGAAGTCATCAACGACTTCCTTTCAGGGAAAGTGCTGATCGTGCTCATTGTCGGGCTCGGTGGCTACTTCACGATCCGCTCGCGTTTCGTCCAGTTCCGTCATTTCTTCCATATGTTCACGGTGTTTCGTGACAGCCTAAAAAGCAGCACTGACCAGCTCAGCTCGTTCCAG is a window from the Pseudomonas brassicacearum genome containing:
- the aspA gene encoding aspartate ammonia-lyase, coding for MSSAASFRTEKDLLGVLEVPAQAYYGIQTLRAVNNFRLSGVPISHYPKLVVGLAMVKQAAADANRELGQLSEAKHAAISEACARLIRGDFHEEFVVDMIQGGAGTSTNMNANEVIANIALEAMGHNKGEYQYLHPNNDVNMAQSTNDAYPTAIRLGLLLGHDALLASLDSLIQAFAAKGEEFSHVLKMGRTQLQDAVPMTLGQEFRAFATTLSEDLARLKTLAPELLTEVNLGGTAIGTGINADPRYQALAVQRLATISGQPLVPAADLIEATSDMGAFVLFSGMLKRTAVKLSKICNDLRLLSSGPRTGINEINLPARQPGSSIMPGKVNPVIPEAVNQVAFQIIGNDLALTIAAEGGQLQLNVMEPLIAFKIFDSIRLLQRAMDMLREHCIVGITANEARCRELVEHSIGLVTALNPYIGYENATRIARVALESGRGVLELVREEGLLDDAMLDDILRPENMIAPRLVPLKA